Proteins found in one Gadus macrocephalus chromosome 23, ASM3116895v1 genomic segment:
- the pde7a gene encoding high affinity cAMP-specific 3',5'-cyclic phosphodiesterase 7A isoform X1, which translates to MEVCSQLPVLPLDRLVPKHVLSRRGAISFSSSSSLFGAPDPRQLSQRRGAISYDSSDQTALYIRMLGDVRVRRQVGFDPEPRGSPPYLCIDFRTLHTCLGPLAGAADSAPERRVHRLLSFQRYLHSSRLLRGPPQQIPLHLLDEDYTGQARCMLDKVGSWNFDIFLFDKFTNGNSLITLTFHLLNQYGLVELFQLDVVKLWRFLVMVQEDYHSHNPYHNGVHAADVTQAMYCYMREPVLSKYLTSCDLLIGLLAAVTHDLGHPGVNQPFLIKTDHYLATLYKNTSVLENHHWKSAVGLLRETELLSHLPAEDSLNMERQLGSLILATDISQQNEYLSRFRTHLDQDDLCLSHAHHRHFILQMALKCADICNPCRPWELSKQWSEKVTEEFFHQGDIEKKHNLEVSPLCDRDKNTMGDIQIGFMSYVVEPLFSEWARFSDTRLSQTMLGHLGLNKASWGSLQLGQRQTSGPEEPAEPGGSGDPGVTTASGGTGPKDIPQGNRGS; encoded by the exons ATGGAAGTATGTTCTCAACTGCCGGTGTTGCCTCTAGACAGGCTGGTTCCAAAGCACGTCCTCAGCCGGAGGGGAGCCATTAGTTTCAGCTCCAGTTCATCCCTGTTCGGAGCTCCTGATCCCAGACAGCtgtcacag AGAAGAGGGGCCATCTCCTATGACAGCTCAGACCAGACGGCACTGTATATCCGCATGCTAG GAGATGTGAGAGTCAGGCGCCAGGTGGGCTTCGACCCGGAGCCCAGGGGCTCACCGCCGTACCTCTGTATTGACTTCCGTACGCTTCACA CGTGTCTGGGCCCCCTGGCGGGTGCGGCCGACTCGGCCCCGGAGAGGAGGGTCCACCGGCTGCTCAGCTTCCAGAGGTACCTGCACTCCTCCCGCCTGCTGCGGGGGCCGCCCCAGCAGATCCCCCTGCACCTCCTGGACGAGGACTACACCGGCCAGGCCaga TGCATGTTGGATAAAGTGGGGAGTTGGAACTTTGACATCTTCCTCTTCGATAAGTTCACCAACG gGAACAGCCTGATCACCTTGACCTTCCACCTGCTCAACCAGTACGGGCTGGTGGAGCTGTTCCAGCTGGACGTGGTGAAGCTGTGGAGGTTCCTGGTCATGGTGCAGGAGGACTACCACAGCCACAACCCCTACCACAACGGGGTGCACGCCGCAGACGTCACGCAGGCCATGTACTGCTACATGCGGGAGCCCGTG CTCTCCAAATACCTGACCTCCTGCGACCTCCTGATTGGCCTGCTGGCGGCGGTCACCCACGACCTGGGTCACCCCGGGGTCAACCAGCCGTTCCTCATCAAGACGGACCACTACCTGGCCACCCTCTATAAG AATACCTCGGTTCTGGAGAACCACCACTGGAAGTCTGCTGTTGGCCTGCTCAGAGAGACGGAGCTCCTGTCCCACCTGCCCGCCGAGGACAG cCTGAACATGGAGAGGCAGCTGGGTTCTCTGATCCTGGCCACGGACATCAGCCAGCAGAACGAGTATCTGTCCCGGTTCCGGACCCACCTGGACCAGGATGACCTGTGTCTGAGCCacgcccaccaccgccacttCATCCTGCAG ATGGCCCTGAAGTGTGCAGACATCTGCAACCCCTGCAGACCCTGGGAGCTCAGCAAGCAGTGGAGCGAGAAGGTCACAGAGGAGTTCTTCCATCAAG GAGACATTGAAAAGAAGCACAATCTGGAGGTCAGCCCACTTTGTGACCGCGACAAAAACACTATGGGAGACATTCAAATCG GCTTCATGAGCTACGTGGTGGAGCCTCTGTTCTCGGAGTGGGCCCGCTTCTCGGACACGCGGCTCTCCCAGACCATGCTGGGGCACCTGGGGCTCAACAAGGCCAGCTGGGGCAGCCTCCAGCTGGGGCAGCGGCAGACCTCCGGCCCTGAGGAGCCGGCCGAGCCTGGGGGGTCCGGAGACCCCGGCGTCACCACAGCCTCGGGAGGAACCGGCCCCAAAGATATACCTCAGGGAAACAGGGGGTCCTGA
- the pde7a gene encoding high affinity cAMP-specific 3',5'-cyclic phosphodiesterase 7A isoform X4, with translation MLGDVRVRRQVGFDPEPRGSPPYLCIDFRTLHTCLGPLAGAADSAPERRVHRLLSFQRYLHSSRLLRGPPQQIPLHLLDEDYTGQARCMLDKVGSWNFDIFLFDKFTNGNSLITLTFHLLNQYGLVELFQLDVVKLWRFLVMVQEDYHSHNPYHNGVHAADVTQAMYCYMREPVLSKYLTSCDLLIGLLAAVTHDLGHPGVNQPFLIKTDHYLATLYKNTSVLENHHWKSAVGLLRETELLSHLPAEDSLNMERQLGSLILATDISQQNEYLSRFRTHLDQDDLCLSHAHHRHFILQMALKCADICNPCRPWELSKQWSEKVTEEFFHQGDIEKKHNLEVSPLCDRDKNTMGDIQIGFMSYVVEPLFSEWARFSDTRLSQTMLGHLGLNKASWGSLQLGQRQTSGPEEPAEPGGSGDPGVTTASGGTGPKDIPQGNRGS, from the exons ATGCTAG GAGATGTGAGAGTCAGGCGCCAGGTGGGCTTCGACCCGGAGCCCAGGGGCTCACCGCCGTACCTCTGTATTGACTTCCGTACGCTTCACA CGTGTCTGGGCCCCCTGGCGGGTGCGGCCGACTCGGCCCCGGAGAGGAGGGTCCACCGGCTGCTCAGCTTCCAGAGGTACCTGCACTCCTCCCGCCTGCTGCGGGGGCCGCCCCAGCAGATCCCCCTGCACCTCCTGGACGAGGACTACACCGGCCAGGCCaga TGCATGTTGGATAAAGTGGGGAGTTGGAACTTTGACATCTTCCTCTTCGATAAGTTCACCAACG gGAACAGCCTGATCACCTTGACCTTCCACCTGCTCAACCAGTACGGGCTGGTGGAGCTGTTCCAGCTGGACGTGGTGAAGCTGTGGAGGTTCCTGGTCATGGTGCAGGAGGACTACCACAGCCACAACCCCTACCACAACGGGGTGCACGCCGCAGACGTCACGCAGGCCATGTACTGCTACATGCGGGAGCCCGTG CTCTCCAAATACCTGACCTCCTGCGACCTCCTGATTGGCCTGCTGGCGGCGGTCACCCACGACCTGGGTCACCCCGGGGTCAACCAGCCGTTCCTCATCAAGACGGACCACTACCTGGCCACCCTCTATAAG AATACCTCGGTTCTGGAGAACCACCACTGGAAGTCTGCTGTTGGCCTGCTCAGAGAGACGGAGCTCCTGTCCCACCTGCCCGCCGAGGACAG cCTGAACATGGAGAGGCAGCTGGGTTCTCTGATCCTGGCCACGGACATCAGCCAGCAGAACGAGTATCTGTCCCGGTTCCGGACCCACCTGGACCAGGATGACCTGTGTCTGAGCCacgcccaccaccgccacttCATCCTGCAG ATGGCCCTGAAGTGTGCAGACATCTGCAACCCCTGCAGACCCTGGGAGCTCAGCAAGCAGTGGAGCGAGAAGGTCACAGAGGAGTTCTTCCATCAAG GAGACATTGAAAAGAAGCACAATCTGGAGGTCAGCCCACTTTGTGACCGCGACAAAAACACTATGGGAGACATTCAAATCG GCTTCATGAGCTACGTGGTGGAGCCTCTGTTCTCGGAGTGGGCCCGCTTCTCGGACACGCGGCTCTCCCAGACCATGCTGGGGCACCTGGGGCTCAACAAGGCCAGCTGGGGCAGCCTCCAGCTGGGGCAGCGGCAGACCTCCGGCCCTGAGGAGCCGGCCGAGCCTGGGGGGTCCGGAGACCCCGGCGTCACCACAGCCTCGGGAGGAACCGGCCCCAAAGATATACCTCAGGGAAACAGGGGGTCCTGA
- the pde7a gene encoding high affinity cAMP-specific 3',5'-cyclic phosphodiesterase 7A isoform X3, producing MEVCSQLPVLPLDRLVPKHVLSRRGAISFSSSSSLFGAPDPRQLSQRRGAISYDSSDQTALYIRMLACLGPLAGAADSAPERRVHRLLSFQRYLHSSRLLRGPPQQIPLHLLDEDYTGQARCMLDKVGSWNFDIFLFDKFTNGNSLITLTFHLLNQYGLVELFQLDVVKLWRFLVMVQEDYHSHNPYHNGVHAADVTQAMYCYMREPVLSKYLTSCDLLIGLLAAVTHDLGHPGVNQPFLIKTDHYLATLYKNTSVLENHHWKSAVGLLRETELLSHLPAEDSLNMERQLGSLILATDISQQNEYLSRFRTHLDQDDLCLSHAHHRHFILQMALKCADICNPCRPWELSKQWSEKVTEEFFHQGDIEKKHNLEVSPLCDRDKNTMGDIQIGFMSYVVEPLFSEWARFSDTRLSQTMLGHLGLNKASWGSLQLGQRQTSGPEEPAEPGGSGDPGVTTASGGTGPKDIPQGNRGS from the exons ATGGAAGTATGTTCTCAACTGCCGGTGTTGCCTCTAGACAGGCTGGTTCCAAAGCACGTCCTCAGCCGGAGGGGAGCCATTAGTTTCAGCTCCAGTTCATCCCTGTTCGGAGCTCCTGATCCCAGACAGCtgtcacag AGAAGAGGGGCCATCTCCTATGACAGCTCAGACCAGACGGCACTGTATATCCGCATGCTAG CGTGTCTGGGCCCCCTGGCGGGTGCGGCCGACTCGGCCCCGGAGAGGAGGGTCCACCGGCTGCTCAGCTTCCAGAGGTACCTGCACTCCTCCCGCCTGCTGCGGGGGCCGCCCCAGCAGATCCCCCTGCACCTCCTGGACGAGGACTACACCGGCCAGGCCaga TGCATGTTGGATAAAGTGGGGAGTTGGAACTTTGACATCTTCCTCTTCGATAAGTTCACCAACG gGAACAGCCTGATCACCTTGACCTTCCACCTGCTCAACCAGTACGGGCTGGTGGAGCTGTTCCAGCTGGACGTGGTGAAGCTGTGGAGGTTCCTGGTCATGGTGCAGGAGGACTACCACAGCCACAACCCCTACCACAACGGGGTGCACGCCGCAGACGTCACGCAGGCCATGTACTGCTACATGCGGGAGCCCGTG CTCTCCAAATACCTGACCTCCTGCGACCTCCTGATTGGCCTGCTGGCGGCGGTCACCCACGACCTGGGTCACCCCGGGGTCAACCAGCCGTTCCTCATCAAGACGGACCACTACCTGGCCACCCTCTATAAG AATACCTCGGTTCTGGAGAACCACCACTGGAAGTCTGCTGTTGGCCTGCTCAGAGAGACGGAGCTCCTGTCCCACCTGCCCGCCGAGGACAG cCTGAACATGGAGAGGCAGCTGGGTTCTCTGATCCTGGCCACGGACATCAGCCAGCAGAACGAGTATCTGTCCCGGTTCCGGACCCACCTGGACCAGGATGACCTGTGTCTGAGCCacgcccaccaccgccacttCATCCTGCAG ATGGCCCTGAAGTGTGCAGACATCTGCAACCCCTGCAGACCCTGGGAGCTCAGCAAGCAGTGGAGCGAGAAGGTCACAGAGGAGTTCTTCCATCAAG GAGACATTGAAAAGAAGCACAATCTGGAGGTCAGCCCACTTTGTGACCGCGACAAAAACACTATGGGAGACATTCAAATCG GCTTCATGAGCTACGTGGTGGAGCCTCTGTTCTCGGAGTGGGCCCGCTTCTCGGACACGCGGCTCTCCCAGACCATGCTGGGGCACCTGGGGCTCAACAAGGCCAGCTGGGGCAGCCTCCAGCTGGGGCAGCGGCAGACCTCCGGCCCTGAGGAGCCGGCCGAGCCTGGGGGGTCCGGAGACCCCGGCGTCACCACAGCCTCGGGAGGAACCGGCCCCAAAGATATACCTCAGGGAAACAGGGGGTCCTGA
- the pde7a gene encoding high affinity cAMP-specific 3',5'-cyclic phosphodiesterase 7A isoform X2, with product MEVCSQLPVLPLDRLVPKHVLSRRGAISFSSSSSLFGAPDPRQLSQRRGAISYDSSDQTALYIRMLDVRVRRQVGFDPEPRGSPPYLCIDFRTLHTCLGPLAGAADSAPERRVHRLLSFQRYLHSSRLLRGPPQQIPLHLLDEDYTGQARCMLDKVGSWNFDIFLFDKFTNGNSLITLTFHLLNQYGLVELFQLDVVKLWRFLVMVQEDYHSHNPYHNGVHAADVTQAMYCYMREPVLSKYLTSCDLLIGLLAAVTHDLGHPGVNQPFLIKTDHYLATLYKNTSVLENHHWKSAVGLLRETELLSHLPAEDSLNMERQLGSLILATDISQQNEYLSRFRTHLDQDDLCLSHAHHRHFILQMALKCADICNPCRPWELSKQWSEKVTEEFFHQGDIEKKHNLEVSPLCDRDKNTMGDIQIGFMSYVVEPLFSEWARFSDTRLSQTMLGHLGLNKASWGSLQLGQRQTSGPEEPAEPGGSGDPGVTTASGGTGPKDIPQGNRGS from the exons ATGGAAGTATGTTCTCAACTGCCGGTGTTGCCTCTAGACAGGCTGGTTCCAAAGCACGTCCTCAGCCGGAGGGGAGCCATTAGTTTCAGCTCCAGTTCATCCCTGTTCGGAGCTCCTGATCCCAGACAGCtgtcacag AGAAGAGGGGCCATCTCCTATGACAGCTCAGACCAGACGGCACTGTATATCCGCATGCTAG ATGTGAGAGTCAGGCGCCAGGTGGGCTTCGACCCGGAGCCCAGGGGCTCACCGCCGTACCTCTGTATTGACTTCCGTACGCTTCACA CGTGTCTGGGCCCCCTGGCGGGTGCGGCCGACTCGGCCCCGGAGAGGAGGGTCCACCGGCTGCTCAGCTTCCAGAGGTACCTGCACTCCTCCCGCCTGCTGCGGGGGCCGCCCCAGCAGATCCCCCTGCACCTCCTGGACGAGGACTACACCGGCCAGGCCaga TGCATGTTGGATAAAGTGGGGAGTTGGAACTTTGACATCTTCCTCTTCGATAAGTTCACCAACG gGAACAGCCTGATCACCTTGACCTTCCACCTGCTCAACCAGTACGGGCTGGTGGAGCTGTTCCAGCTGGACGTGGTGAAGCTGTGGAGGTTCCTGGTCATGGTGCAGGAGGACTACCACAGCCACAACCCCTACCACAACGGGGTGCACGCCGCAGACGTCACGCAGGCCATGTACTGCTACATGCGGGAGCCCGTG CTCTCCAAATACCTGACCTCCTGCGACCTCCTGATTGGCCTGCTGGCGGCGGTCACCCACGACCTGGGTCACCCCGGGGTCAACCAGCCGTTCCTCATCAAGACGGACCACTACCTGGCCACCCTCTATAAG AATACCTCGGTTCTGGAGAACCACCACTGGAAGTCTGCTGTTGGCCTGCTCAGAGAGACGGAGCTCCTGTCCCACCTGCCCGCCGAGGACAG cCTGAACATGGAGAGGCAGCTGGGTTCTCTGATCCTGGCCACGGACATCAGCCAGCAGAACGAGTATCTGTCCCGGTTCCGGACCCACCTGGACCAGGATGACCTGTGTCTGAGCCacgcccaccaccgccacttCATCCTGCAG ATGGCCCTGAAGTGTGCAGACATCTGCAACCCCTGCAGACCCTGGGAGCTCAGCAAGCAGTGGAGCGAGAAGGTCACAGAGGAGTTCTTCCATCAAG GAGACATTGAAAAGAAGCACAATCTGGAGGTCAGCCCACTTTGTGACCGCGACAAAAACACTATGGGAGACATTCAAATCG GCTTCATGAGCTACGTGGTGGAGCCTCTGTTCTCGGAGTGGGCCCGCTTCTCGGACACGCGGCTCTCCCAGACCATGCTGGGGCACCTGGGGCTCAACAAGGCCAGCTGGGGCAGCCTCCAGCTGGGGCAGCGGCAGACCTCCGGCCCTGAGGAGCCGGCCGAGCCTGGGGGGTCCGGAGACCCCGGCGTCACCACAGCCTCGGGAGGAACCGGCCCCAAAGATATACCTCAGGGAAACAGGGGGTCCTGA